In Cervus elaphus chromosome 5, mCerEla1.1, whole genome shotgun sequence, the following proteins share a genomic window:
- the ZNF207 gene encoding BUB3-interacting and GLEBS motif-containing protein ZNF207 isoform X2 gives MGRKKKKQLKPWCWYCNRDFDDEKILIQHQKAKHFKCHICHKKLYTGPGLAIHCMQVHKETIDAVPNAIPGRTDIELEIYGMEGIPEKDMDERRRLLEQKTQESQKKKQQDDSDEYDDDDSAASTSFQPQPVQPQQGYIPPMAQPGLPPVPGAPGMPPGIPPLMPGVPPLMPGMPPVMPGMPPGLHHQRKYTQSFCGENIMMPMGGMMPPGPGIPPLMPGMPPGMPPPVPRPGIPPMTQAQAVSAPGILNRPPAPTATVPAPQPPVTKPLFPSAGQMGTPVTSSSTASSNSESLSASSKALFPSTAQAQAAVQGPVGTDFKPLNSTPATTTEPPKPTFPAYTQSTASTTSTTNSTAAKPAASITSKPATLTTTSATSKLIHPDEDISLEERRAQLPKYQRNLPRPGQAPIGNPPVGPIGGMMPPQPGIPQQQGMRPPMPPHGQYGGHHQGMPGYLPGAMPPYGQGPPMVPPYQGGPPRPPMGMRPPVMSQGGRY, from the exons ATGGGTCGCAAGAAGAAGAAGCAGCTGAAGCCGTGGTGCTG gtatTGTAATAGAGATTTTGATGATGAGAAGATCCTTATACAGCACCAAAAAGCAAAGCATTTTAAATGCCATATATGTCATAAGAAATTGTATACAGGACCTGGCTTAGCTATTCATTGCATGCAG gtgCATAAAGAGACAATAGATGCAGTACCAAATGCAATACCTGGGAGAACAGACATAGAGTTGGAAATATATGGTATGGAAGGTATTCCAGAAAAAGATATGGATGAAAGAAGACGACTTCTTGAACAAAAAACACAAG AGAgtcaaaaaaagaagcagcaagaTGATTCTGATGAGTATGATGATGATGACTCTGCAGCTTCGACTTCATTTCAACCACAGCCTGTTCAGCCTCAGCAAGGTTATATCCCCCCAATGGCACAACCAGGACTACCGCCTGTTCCAGGAGCACCAGGAATGCCTCCAG GCATACCTCCATTAATGCCAGGTGTTCCTCCTCTGATGCCAGGAATGCCACCAGTTATGCCAGGAATGCCACCTGG ATTGCATCATCAGAGAAAATACACCCAGTCATTTTGCGGTGAAAACAT AATGATGCCAATGGGTGGAATGATGCCACCTGGACCGGGAATACCACCTCTGATGCCTGGTATGCCACCAG GTATGCCCCCTCCTGTTCCACGTCCTGGAATTCCTCCAATGACTCAGGCACAGGCTGTTTCAGCTCCAGGTATTCTTAACAGACCACCTGCACCAACAGCAACAGTTCCGGCTCCGCAGCCTCCAGTTACTAAGCCTCTTTTCCCCAGTGCAGGACAG ATGGGGACACCTGTAACAAGCTCAAGTACAGCTTCATCCAATTCAGAAAGTCTGTCTGCATCTTCTAAAGCTCTGTTTCCTAGCACAGCACAA GCTCAGGCAGCTGTCCAGGGACCTGTTGGTACAGATTTCAAGCCCTTAAATAGTACCCCTGCAACAACTACAGAACCACCAAAGCCTACATTCCCTGCATATACACAGTCTACAGCTTCAACCACTAGTACAACAAATAGCACTGCAGCTAAACCAGCAGCTTCCATTACAAGTAAGCCTGCTACACTTACCACAACCAGTGCAACCAGTAAGTTGATCCATCCAGATGAGGATATATCACTG GAAGAGAGAAGAGCACAGTTACCTAAATACCAACGTAATCTTCCTCGACCAGGACAGGCTCCCATTGGTAATCCACCTGTTGGACCAATTGGAGGTATGATGCCACCGCAGCCAGGCATCCCACAGCAACAAGGAATGAGACCCCCAATGCCACCTCATG GTCAGTATGGTGGTCATCATCAAGGCATGCCGGGTTACCTTCCTGGTGCTATGCCACCATATGGGCAGGGACCGCCAATGGTGCCCCCTTACCAAGGTGGGCCTCCTCGACCTCCGATGGGAATGAGACCTCCTGTAATGTCGCAAGGTGGCCGTTACTGA
- the ZNF207 gene encoding BUB3-interacting and GLEBS motif-containing protein ZNF207 isoform X1 produces MGRKKKKQLKPWCWYCNRDFDDEKILIQHQKAKHFKCHICHKKLYTGPGLAIHCMQVHKETIDAVPNAIPGRTDIELEIYGMEGIPEKDMDERRRLLEQKTQAESQKKKQQDDSDEYDDDDSAASTSFQPQPVQPQQGYIPPMAQPGLPPVPGAPGMPPGIPPLMPGVPPLMPGMPPVMPGMPPGLHHQRKYTQSFCGENIMMPMGGMMPPGPGIPPLMPGMPPGMPPPVPRPGIPPMTQAQAVSAPGILNRPPAPTATVPAPQPPVTKPLFPSAGQMGTPVTSSSTASSNSESLSASSKALFPSTAQAQAAVQGPVGTDFKPLNSTPATTTEPPKPTFPAYTQSTASTTSTTNSTAAKPAASITSKPATLTTTSATSKLIHPDEDISLEERRAQLPKYQRNLPRPGQAPIGNPPVGPIGGMMPPQPGIPQQQGMRPPMPPHGQYGGHHQGMPGYLPGAMPPYGQGPPMVPPYQGGPPRPPMGMRPPVMSQGGRY; encoded by the exons ATGGGTCGCAAGAAGAAGAAGCAGCTGAAGCCGTGGTGCTG gtatTGTAATAGAGATTTTGATGATGAGAAGATCCTTATACAGCACCAAAAAGCAAAGCATTTTAAATGCCATATATGTCATAAGAAATTGTATACAGGACCTGGCTTAGCTATTCATTGCATGCAG gtgCATAAAGAGACAATAGATGCAGTACCAAATGCAATACCTGGGAGAACAGACATAGAGTTGGAAATATATGGTATGGAAGGTATTCCAGAAAAAGATATGGATGAAAGAAGACGACTTCTTGAACAAAAAACACAAG CAGAGAgtcaaaaaaagaagcagcaagaTGATTCTGATGAGTATGATGATGATGACTCTGCAGCTTCGACTTCATTTCAACCACAGCCTGTTCAGCCTCAGCAAGGTTATATCCCCCCAATGGCACAACCAGGACTACCGCCTGTTCCAGGAGCACCAGGAATGCCTCCAG GCATACCTCCATTAATGCCAGGTGTTCCTCCTCTGATGCCAGGAATGCCACCAGTTATGCCAGGAATGCCACCTGG ATTGCATCATCAGAGAAAATACACCCAGTCATTTTGCGGTGAAAACAT AATGATGCCAATGGGTGGAATGATGCCACCTGGACCGGGAATACCACCTCTGATGCCTGGTATGCCACCAG GTATGCCCCCTCCTGTTCCACGTCCTGGAATTCCTCCAATGACTCAGGCACAGGCTGTTTCAGCTCCAGGTATTCTTAACAGACCACCTGCACCAACAGCAACAGTTCCGGCTCCGCAGCCTCCAGTTACTAAGCCTCTTTTCCCCAGTGCAGGACAG ATGGGGACACCTGTAACAAGCTCAAGTACAGCTTCATCCAATTCAGAAAGTCTGTCTGCATCTTCTAAAGCTCTGTTTCCTAGCACAGCACAA GCTCAGGCAGCTGTCCAGGGACCTGTTGGTACAGATTTCAAGCCCTTAAATAGTACCCCTGCAACAACTACAGAACCACCAAAGCCTACATTCCCTGCATATACACAGTCTACAGCTTCAACCACTAGTACAACAAATAGCACTGCAGCTAAACCAGCAGCTTCCATTACAAGTAAGCCTGCTACACTTACCACAACCAGTGCAACCAGTAAGTTGATCCATCCAGATGAGGATATATCACTG GAAGAGAGAAGAGCACAGTTACCTAAATACCAACGTAATCTTCCTCGACCAGGACAGGCTCCCATTGGTAATCCACCTGTTGGACCAATTGGAGGTATGATGCCACCGCAGCCAGGCATCCCACAGCAACAAGGAATGAGACCCCCAATGCCACCTCATG GTCAGTATGGTGGTCATCATCAAGGCATGCCGGGTTACCTTCCTGGTGCTATGCCACCATATGGGCAGGGACCGCCAATGGTGCCCCCTTACCAAGGTGGGCCTCCTCGACCTCCGATGGGAATGAGACCTCCTGTAATGTCGCAAGGTGGCCGTTACTGA
- the ZNF207 gene encoding BUB3-interacting and GLEBS motif-containing protein ZNF207 isoform X3, whose amino-acid sequence MGRKKKKQLKPWCWYCNRDFDDEKILIQHQKAKHFKCHICHKKLYTGPGLAIHCMQVHKETIDAVPNAIPGRTDIELEIYGMEGIPEKDMDERRRLLEQKTQAESQKKKQQDDSDEYDDDDSAASTSFQPQPVQPQQGYIPPMAQPGLPPVPGAPGMPPGIPPLMPGVPPLMPGMPPVMPGMPPGMMPMGGMMPPGPGIPPLMPGMPPGMPPPVPRPGIPPMTQAQAVSAPGILNRPPAPTATVPAPQPPVTKPLFPSAGQMGTPVTSSSTASSNSESLSASSKALFPSTAQAQAAVQGPVGTDFKPLNSTPATTTEPPKPTFPAYTQSTASTTSTTNSTAAKPAASITSKPATLTTTSATSKLIHPDEDISLEERRAQLPKYQRNLPRPGQAPIGNPPVGPIGGMMPPQPGIPQQQGMRPPMPPHGQYGGHHQGMPGYLPGAMPPYGQGPPMVPPYQGGPPRPPMGMRPPVMSQGGRY is encoded by the exons ATGGGTCGCAAGAAGAAGAAGCAGCTGAAGCCGTGGTGCTG gtatTGTAATAGAGATTTTGATGATGAGAAGATCCTTATACAGCACCAAAAAGCAAAGCATTTTAAATGCCATATATGTCATAAGAAATTGTATACAGGACCTGGCTTAGCTATTCATTGCATGCAG gtgCATAAAGAGACAATAGATGCAGTACCAAATGCAATACCTGGGAGAACAGACATAGAGTTGGAAATATATGGTATGGAAGGTATTCCAGAAAAAGATATGGATGAAAGAAGACGACTTCTTGAACAAAAAACACAAG CAGAGAgtcaaaaaaagaagcagcaagaTGATTCTGATGAGTATGATGATGATGACTCTGCAGCTTCGACTTCATTTCAACCACAGCCTGTTCAGCCTCAGCAAGGTTATATCCCCCCAATGGCACAACCAGGACTACCGCCTGTTCCAGGAGCACCAGGAATGCCTCCAG GCATACCTCCATTAATGCCAGGTGTTCCTCCTCTGATGCCAGGAATGCCACCAGTTATGCCAGGAATGCCACCTGG AATGATGCCAATGGGTGGAATGATGCCACCTGGACCGGGAATACCACCTCTGATGCCTGGTATGCCACCAG GTATGCCCCCTCCTGTTCCACGTCCTGGAATTCCTCCAATGACTCAGGCACAGGCTGTTTCAGCTCCAGGTATTCTTAACAGACCACCTGCACCAACAGCAACAGTTCCGGCTCCGCAGCCTCCAGTTACTAAGCCTCTTTTCCCCAGTGCAGGACAG ATGGGGACACCTGTAACAAGCTCAAGTACAGCTTCATCCAATTCAGAAAGTCTGTCTGCATCTTCTAAAGCTCTGTTTCCTAGCACAGCACAA GCTCAGGCAGCTGTCCAGGGACCTGTTGGTACAGATTTCAAGCCCTTAAATAGTACCCCTGCAACAACTACAGAACCACCAAAGCCTACATTCCCTGCATATACACAGTCTACAGCTTCAACCACTAGTACAACAAATAGCACTGCAGCTAAACCAGCAGCTTCCATTACAAGTAAGCCTGCTACACTTACCACAACCAGTGCAACCAGTAAGTTGATCCATCCAGATGAGGATATATCACTG GAAGAGAGAAGAGCACAGTTACCTAAATACCAACGTAATCTTCCTCGACCAGGACAGGCTCCCATTGGTAATCCACCTGTTGGACCAATTGGAGGTATGATGCCACCGCAGCCAGGCATCCCACAGCAACAAGGAATGAGACCCCCAATGCCACCTCATG GTCAGTATGGTGGTCATCATCAAGGCATGCCGGGTTACCTTCCTGGTGCTATGCCACCATATGGGCAGGGACCGCCAATGGTGCCCCCTTACCAAGGTGGGCCTCCTCGACCTCCGATGGGAATGAGACCTCCTGTAATGTCGCAAGGTGGCCGTTACTGA
- the ZNF207 gene encoding BUB3-interacting and GLEBS motif-containing protein ZNF207 isoform X7 produces the protein MGRKKKKQLKPWCWYCNRDFDDEKILIQHQKAKHFKCHICHKKLYTGPGLAIHCMQVHKETIDAVPNAIPGRTDIELEIYGMEGIPEKDMDERRRLLEQKTQAESQKKKQQDDSDEYDDDDSAASTSFQPQPVQPQQGYIPPMAQPGLPPVPGAPGMPPGIPPLMPGVPPLMPGMPPVMPGMPPGMMPMGGMMPPGPGIPPLMPGMPPGMPPPVPRPGIPPMTQAQAVSAPGILNRPPAPTATVPAPQPPVTKPLFPSAGQAQAAVQGPVGTDFKPLNSTPATTTEPPKPTFPAYTQSTASTTSTTNSTAAKPAASITSKPATLTTTSATSKLIHPDEDISLEERRAQLPKYQRNLPRPGQAPIGNPPVGPIGGMMPPQPGIPQQQGMRPPMPPHGQYGGHHQGMPGYLPGAMPPYGQGPPMVPPYQGGPPRPPMGMRPPVMSQGGRY, from the exons ATGGGTCGCAAGAAGAAGAAGCAGCTGAAGCCGTGGTGCTG gtatTGTAATAGAGATTTTGATGATGAGAAGATCCTTATACAGCACCAAAAAGCAAAGCATTTTAAATGCCATATATGTCATAAGAAATTGTATACAGGACCTGGCTTAGCTATTCATTGCATGCAG gtgCATAAAGAGACAATAGATGCAGTACCAAATGCAATACCTGGGAGAACAGACATAGAGTTGGAAATATATGGTATGGAAGGTATTCCAGAAAAAGATATGGATGAAAGAAGACGACTTCTTGAACAAAAAACACAAG CAGAGAgtcaaaaaaagaagcagcaagaTGATTCTGATGAGTATGATGATGATGACTCTGCAGCTTCGACTTCATTTCAACCACAGCCTGTTCAGCCTCAGCAAGGTTATATCCCCCCAATGGCACAACCAGGACTACCGCCTGTTCCAGGAGCACCAGGAATGCCTCCAG GCATACCTCCATTAATGCCAGGTGTTCCTCCTCTGATGCCAGGAATGCCACCAGTTATGCCAGGAATGCCACCTGG AATGATGCCAATGGGTGGAATGATGCCACCTGGACCGGGAATACCACCTCTGATGCCTGGTATGCCACCAG GTATGCCCCCTCCTGTTCCACGTCCTGGAATTCCTCCAATGACTCAGGCACAGGCTGTTTCAGCTCCAGGTATTCTTAACAGACCACCTGCACCAACAGCAACAGTTCCGGCTCCGCAGCCTCCAGTTACTAAGCCTCTTTTCCCCAGTGCAGGACAG GCTCAGGCAGCTGTCCAGGGACCTGTTGGTACAGATTTCAAGCCCTTAAATAGTACCCCTGCAACAACTACAGAACCACCAAAGCCTACATTCCCTGCATATACACAGTCTACAGCTTCAACCACTAGTACAACAAATAGCACTGCAGCTAAACCAGCAGCTTCCATTACAAGTAAGCCTGCTACACTTACCACAACCAGTGCAACCAGTAAGTTGATCCATCCAGATGAGGATATATCACTG GAAGAGAGAAGAGCACAGTTACCTAAATACCAACGTAATCTTCCTCGACCAGGACAGGCTCCCATTGGTAATCCACCTGTTGGACCAATTGGAGGTATGATGCCACCGCAGCCAGGCATCCCACAGCAACAAGGAATGAGACCCCCAATGCCACCTCATG GTCAGTATGGTGGTCATCATCAAGGCATGCCGGGTTACCTTCCTGGTGCTATGCCACCATATGGGCAGGGACCGCCAATGGTGCCCCCTTACCAAGGTGGGCCTCCTCGACCTCCGATGGGAATGAGACCTCCTGTAATGTCGCAAGGTGGCCGTTACTGA
- the ZNF207 gene encoding BUB3-interacting and GLEBS motif-containing protein ZNF207 isoform X5, with protein sequence MGRKKKKQLKPWCWYCNRDFDDEKILIQHQKAKHFKCHICHKKLYTGPGLAIHCMQVHKETIDAVPNAIPGRTDIELEIYGMEGIPEKDMDERRRLLEQKTQAESQKKKQQDDSDEYDDDDSAASTSFQPQPVQPQQGYIPPMAQPGLPPVPGAPGMPPGIPPLMPGVPPLMPGMPPVMPGMPPGLHHQRKYTQSFCGENIMMPMGGMMPPGPGIPPLMPGMPPGMPPPVPRPGIPPMTQAQAVSAPGILNRPPAPTATVPAPQPPVTKPLFPSAGQAQAAVQGPVGTDFKPLNSTPATTTEPPKPTFPAYTQSTASTTSTTNSTAAKPAASITSKPATLTTTSATSKLIHPDEDISLEERRAQLPKYQRNLPRPGQAPIGNPPVGPIGGMMPPQPGIPQQQGMRPPMPPHGQYGGHHQGMPGYLPGAMPPYGQGPPMVPPYQGGPPRPPMGMRPPVMSQGGRY encoded by the exons ATGGGTCGCAAGAAGAAGAAGCAGCTGAAGCCGTGGTGCTG gtatTGTAATAGAGATTTTGATGATGAGAAGATCCTTATACAGCACCAAAAAGCAAAGCATTTTAAATGCCATATATGTCATAAGAAATTGTATACAGGACCTGGCTTAGCTATTCATTGCATGCAG gtgCATAAAGAGACAATAGATGCAGTACCAAATGCAATACCTGGGAGAACAGACATAGAGTTGGAAATATATGGTATGGAAGGTATTCCAGAAAAAGATATGGATGAAAGAAGACGACTTCTTGAACAAAAAACACAAG CAGAGAgtcaaaaaaagaagcagcaagaTGATTCTGATGAGTATGATGATGATGACTCTGCAGCTTCGACTTCATTTCAACCACAGCCTGTTCAGCCTCAGCAAGGTTATATCCCCCCAATGGCACAACCAGGACTACCGCCTGTTCCAGGAGCACCAGGAATGCCTCCAG GCATACCTCCATTAATGCCAGGTGTTCCTCCTCTGATGCCAGGAATGCCACCAGTTATGCCAGGAATGCCACCTGG ATTGCATCATCAGAGAAAATACACCCAGTCATTTTGCGGTGAAAACAT AATGATGCCAATGGGTGGAATGATGCCACCTGGACCGGGAATACCACCTCTGATGCCTGGTATGCCACCAG GTATGCCCCCTCCTGTTCCACGTCCTGGAATTCCTCCAATGACTCAGGCACAGGCTGTTTCAGCTCCAGGTATTCTTAACAGACCACCTGCACCAACAGCAACAGTTCCGGCTCCGCAGCCTCCAGTTACTAAGCCTCTTTTCCCCAGTGCAGGACAG GCTCAGGCAGCTGTCCAGGGACCTGTTGGTACAGATTTCAAGCCCTTAAATAGTACCCCTGCAACAACTACAGAACCACCAAAGCCTACATTCCCTGCATATACACAGTCTACAGCTTCAACCACTAGTACAACAAATAGCACTGCAGCTAAACCAGCAGCTTCCATTACAAGTAAGCCTGCTACACTTACCACAACCAGTGCAACCAGTAAGTTGATCCATCCAGATGAGGATATATCACTG GAAGAGAGAAGAGCACAGTTACCTAAATACCAACGTAATCTTCCTCGACCAGGACAGGCTCCCATTGGTAATCCACCTGTTGGACCAATTGGAGGTATGATGCCACCGCAGCCAGGCATCCCACAGCAACAAGGAATGAGACCCCCAATGCCACCTCATG GTCAGTATGGTGGTCATCATCAAGGCATGCCGGGTTACCTTCCTGGTGCTATGCCACCATATGGGCAGGGACCGCCAATGGTGCCCCCTTACCAAGGTGGGCCTCCTCGACCTCCGATGGGAATGAGACCTCCTGTAATGTCGCAAGGTGGCCGTTACTGA
- the ZNF207 gene encoding BUB3-interacting and GLEBS motif-containing protein ZNF207 isoform X6, whose translation MGRKKKKQLKPWCWYCNRDFDDEKILIQHQKAKHFKCHICHKKLYTGPGLAIHCMQVHKETIDAVPNAIPGRTDIELEIYGMEGIPEKDMDERRRLLEQKTQESQKKKQQDDSDEYDDDDSAASTSFQPQPVQPQQGYIPPMAQPGLPPVPGAPGMPPGIPPLMPGVPPLMPGMPPVMPGMPPGLHHQRKYTQSFCGENIMMPMGGMMPPGPGIPPLMPGMPPGMPPPVPRPGIPPMTQAQAVSAPGILNRPPAPTATVPAPQPPVTKPLFPSAGQAQAAVQGPVGTDFKPLNSTPATTTEPPKPTFPAYTQSTASTTSTTNSTAAKPAASITSKPATLTTTSATSKLIHPDEDISLEERRAQLPKYQRNLPRPGQAPIGNPPVGPIGGMMPPQPGIPQQQGMRPPMPPHGQYGGHHQGMPGYLPGAMPPYGQGPPMVPPYQGGPPRPPMGMRPPVMSQGGRY comes from the exons ATGGGTCGCAAGAAGAAGAAGCAGCTGAAGCCGTGGTGCTG gtatTGTAATAGAGATTTTGATGATGAGAAGATCCTTATACAGCACCAAAAAGCAAAGCATTTTAAATGCCATATATGTCATAAGAAATTGTATACAGGACCTGGCTTAGCTATTCATTGCATGCAG gtgCATAAAGAGACAATAGATGCAGTACCAAATGCAATACCTGGGAGAACAGACATAGAGTTGGAAATATATGGTATGGAAGGTATTCCAGAAAAAGATATGGATGAAAGAAGACGACTTCTTGAACAAAAAACACAAG AGAgtcaaaaaaagaagcagcaagaTGATTCTGATGAGTATGATGATGATGACTCTGCAGCTTCGACTTCATTTCAACCACAGCCTGTTCAGCCTCAGCAAGGTTATATCCCCCCAATGGCACAACCAGGACTACCGCCTGTTCCAGGAGCACCAGGAATGCCTCCAG GCATACCTCCATTAATGCCAGGTGTTCCTCCTCTGATGCCAGGAATGCCACCAGTTATGCCAGGAATGCCACCTGG ATTGCATCATCAGAGAAAATACACCCAGTCATTTTGCGGTGAAAACAT AATGATGCCAATGGGTGGAATGATGCCACCTGGACCGGGAATACCACCTCTGATGCCTGGTATGCCACCAG GTATGCCCCCTCCTGTTCCACGTCCTGGAATTCCTCCAATGACTCAGGCACAGGCTGTTTCAGCTCCAGGTATTCTTAACAGACCACCTGCACCAACAGCAACAGTTCCGGCTCCGCAGCCTCCAGTTACTAAGCCTCTTTTCCCCAGTGCAGGACAG GCTCAGGCAGCTGTCCAGGGACCTGTTGGTACAGATTTCAAGCCCTTAAATAGTACCCCTGCAACAACTACAGAACCACCAAAGCCTACATTCCCTGCATATACACAGTCTACAGCTTCAACCACTAGTACAACAAATAGCACTGCAGCTAAACCAGCAGCTTCCATTACAAGTAAGCCTGCTACACTTACCACAACCAGTGCAACCAGTAAGTTGATCCATCCAGATGAGGATATATCACTG GAAGAGAGAAGAGCACAGTTACCTAAATACCAACGTAATCTTCCTCGACCAGGACAGGCTCCCATTGGTAATCCACCTGTTGGACCAATTGGAGGTATGATGCCACCGCAGCCAGGCATCCCACAGCAACAAGGAATGAGACCCCCAATGCCACCTCATG GTCAGTATGGTGGTCATCATCAAGGCATGCCGGGTTACCTTCCTGGTGCTATGCCACCATATGGGCAGGGACCGCCAATGGTGCCCCCTTACCAAGGTGGGCCTCCTCGACCTCCGATGGGAATGAGACCTCCTGTAATGTCGCAAGGTGGCCGTTACTGA
- the ZNF207 gene encoding BUB3-interacting and GLEBS motif-containing protein ZNF207 isoform X4: MGRKKKKQLKPWCWYCNRDFDDEKILIQHQKAKHFKCHICHKKLYTGPGLAIHCMQVHKETIDAVPNAIPGRTDIELEIYGMEGIPEKDMDERRRLLEQKTQESQKKKQQDDSDEYDDDDSAASTSFQPQPVQPQQGYIPPMAQPGLPPVPGAPGMPPGIPPLMPGVPPLMPGMPPVMPGMPPGMMPMGGMMPPGPGIPPLMPGMPPGMPPPVPRPGIPPMTQAQAVSAPGILNRPPAPTATVPAPQPPVTKPLFPSAGQMGTPVTSSSTASSNSESLSASSKALFPSTAQAQAAVQGPVGTDFKPLNSTPATTTEPPKPTFPAYTQSTASTTSTTNSTAAKPAASITSKPATLTTTSATSKLIHPDEDISLEERRAQLPKYQRNLPRPGQAPIGNPPVGPIGGMMPPQPGIPQQQGMRPPMPPHGQYGGHHQGMPGYLPGAMPPYGQGPPMVPPYQGGPPRPPMGMRPPVMSQGGRY, from the exons ATGGGTCGCAAGAAGAAGAAGCAGCTGAAGCCGTGGTGCTG gtatTGTAATAGAGATTTTGATGATGAGAAGATCCTTATACAGCACCAAAAAGCAAAGCATTTTAAATGCCATATATGTCATAAGAAATTGTATACAGGACCTGGCTTAGCTATTCATTGCATGCAG gtgCATAAAGAGACAATAGATGCAGTACCAAATGCAATACCTGGGAGAACAGACATAGAGTTGGAAATATATGGTATGGAAGGTATTCCAGAAAAAGATATGGATGAAAGAAGACGACTTCTTGAACAAAAAACACAAG AGAgtcaaaaaaagaagcagcaagaTGATTCTGATGAGTATGATGATGATGACTCTGCAGCTTCGACTTCATTTCAACCACAGCCTGTTCAGCCTCAGCAAGGTTATATCCCCCCAATGGCACAACCAGGACTACCGCCTGTTCCAGGAGCACCAGGAATGCCTCCAG GCATACCTCCATTAATGCCAGGTGTTCCTCCTCTGATGCCAGGAATGCCACCAGTTATGCCAGGAATGCCACCTGG AATGATGCCAATGGGTGGAATGATGCCACCTGGACCGGGAATACCACCTCTGATGCCTGGTATGCCACCAG GTATGCCCCCTCCTGTTCCACGTCCTGGAATTCCTCCAATGACTCAGGCACAGGCTGTTTCAGCTCCAGGTATTCTTAACAGACCACCTGCACCAACAGCAACAGTTCCGGCTCCGCAGCCTCCAGTTACTAAGCCTCTTTTCCCCAGTGCAGGACAG ATGGGGACACCTGTAACAAGCTCAAGTACAGCTTCATCCAATTCAGAAAGTCTGTCTGCATCTTCTAAAGCTCTGTTTCCTAGCACAGCACAA GCTCAGGCAGCTGTCCAGGGACCTGTTGGTACAGATTTCAAGCCCTTAAATAGTACCCCTGCAACAACTACAGAACCACCAAAGCCTACATTCCCTGCATATACACAGTCTACAGCTTCAACCACTAGTACAACAAATAGCACTGCAGCTAAACCAGCAGCTTCCATTACAAGTAAGCCTGCTACACTTACCACAACCAGTGCAACCAGTAAGTTGATCCATCCAGATGAGGATATATCACTG GAAGAGAGAAGAGCACAGTTACCTAAATACCAACGTAATCTTCCTCGACCAGGACAGGCTCCCATTGGTAATCCACCTGTTGGACCAATTGGAGGTATGATGCCACCGCAGCCAGGCATCCCACAGCAACAAGGAATGAGACCCCCAATGCCACCTCATG GTCAGTATGGTGGTCATCATCAAGGCATGCCGGGTTACCTTCCTGGTGCTATGCCACCATATGGGCAGGGACCGCCAATGGTGCCCCCTTACCAAGGTGGGCCTCCTCGACCTCCGATGGGAATGAGACCTCCTGTAATGTCGCAAGGTGGCCGTTACTGA